In bacterium, one DNA window encodes the following:
- a CDS encoding monothiol glutaredoxin, Grx4 family: WPTVPQIFIDGEFVGGCDIVTELHERGELQKLASK, translated from the coding sequence GTGGCCGACCGTGCCCCAGATCTTCATCGACGGCGAGTTCGTCGGGGGCTGCGACATCGTGACCGAGTTGCACGAGCGCGGCGAATTACAGAAATTGGCCTCCAAATAA